Sequence from the Segatella copri genome:
AAATCTTGTTATATGAGAGAGGCATGGTTTTCGCATAATGGAACCATGCCTCTCTTTTTGCTTTTTATAGTCGGAATATTCCTATTCCGCCAATTCATTATACTTCTTGAACAGATCTGCCACGCATTCGCTCTCCGTCATCTTTACGGGGAAGGCATAGGCTTGCATCACGGCTCGAGCGTTTTGGCGATGCGCCTGAAGGAGTTCCTTCGAATCCTAGATGCCGAAGTGATAGAGAGTACACTTTTCCTATAAGGGAAACAAAAAAGCAGCAAACCGCAAAGGGCTTGCTGCTCACGATAGGAGTGTTTCCTATTTCTTTTATGGGTTGAGTTTTCTTTATATCCTTATCTCAATGGGTTTATACTTCTTTTAATACGGTTTCCAATTTTTCGATGAAGTCATCGACATTCTCCTTGGTCAATACCAACGGAGGGAGGATACGAAGGATGTTGGTGCCGGCGCAACCGGTGAAGCAGTGCTGCTCGTGGATGAGCTTGCTGCGAACTTCCTTGTGAGGAATATCGAGTACGGCGCCTACCATCAAGCCACGACCACGAACCTCCGTGATGTGACTGTTGCGCTTCTGCAACTCCTTCAGCTGGGCAATGAGATATTCACCAACCTCATGCGCATTCTGTACCAGGTTCTCCTTCTCGAAAACATCGAGAACGGCGAGAGCTGCTGTACATGCCAGGTGGTTGCCACCGAAGGTAGTACCCAACTGACCATATACAGGTGTAAACTCTGGAGAAATCAACACGCCACCCATAGGGAAACCATTACCGATACCCTTGGCTACGGTGATGAGGTCTGGCTTGATGCCCAACCACTGGTGAGCGAAGAACTTACCGCTTCTGCCGTAACCGCACTGGATTTCATCGCAAATCAGGAAAGTGCCGTATTTCTTGCAGGCTGCCTGCAAACCCTGAGCAAACTCAGGAGTTACCATGTTGCAACCACCTACGCCCTGAATAGCTTCGATGATACAAGCACATACATCGCCCTTGGCAAGTTCCTTCTCCCAAGCCTCCAAATCGTTGATAGGAAGATAGGTTACGTGACCATTGTCATTGATAGGAGCGATGATCTTAGGATTATTTGTTACCTCTACGGCAAGGGAAGTTCTTCCGTGGAAAGCCTTCTCTATAGAAAGCACGCGGGTTTTTCCGTTGGTGAAGGAAGCCAACTTCAGGGCATTCTCGTTTGCCTCGGCACCTGAGTTGATGAGGAAGAACTGATAATCTTCATAACCACTTATCTTGCCCAGACGCTCAGCGAGTTTCACCTGCAACTTGTTGATGACAGAGTTGGAATAGAATCCCAGATTGTTCAACTGGTTGGTGAGCATCTCCACATAGTGAGGATGGCAATGACCGATGCTGATAACGGCATGACCGCCATAGAGGTCGAGGTATTCCTGACCCTTGTCGTCCCATACCTTGCAGCCCTTACCTTTTACTATATTAATATCGAAAAGAGGATATACGTCGTAAAGTTTCATGTTAAATCTATGTTTTAAGAAAGACAACTCATAGAGTTATCTTATTACAAACTATTTTTTATGATAGAAGAACGAATGATTTTTCATCCGTTCTTCCGAATTCTTTTATCTAAAATGCTGATGGCTTGAGTTTCAAACCTGCTGTCTGGTCGAGACCAAACATGATGTTCATGTTCTGAACAGCCTGACCTACGGCACCCTTCAGAAGATTGTCGATGCAGGAAGTAATCAGGAGCTTATCGCCATACTTATCCACATGAACCAGGCACTTGTTGGTATTCACAACCTGCTTCAGGTCGATAGCCTTATCCACATAGTGGGTGAACTTGGCATTCTTGTAGAACTCCTTGTAACCAGCTACGATTTCCTCGATTGGCTTGTCGGTCTTCACAACTTCTGTAGCGAAGATACCGCGGGCGAAGTCGCCACGGTAAGGGATAAAGTCGATGGCTGCATCGAGATAACCCTGTGTCTGCTTCAGACTCTGACGAATCTCTGGCACGTGCTGATGGTTGAATGCCTTGTAGATGCTCATGTTGTTGTTGCGCCATGAGAAATGGGTAGTGGCGCCTGGCTTCTGACCAGCGCCGGTGCTACCGGTAATGGCATTGACAGATACATCGCTGTTGATGAGACCCATCTTAGCAGCAGGCAACAAACCAAGTTGAATGCAGGTTGCAAAACAACCTGGGTTTGCCACGTGCTGAGCTACGGCTATTTTTGATTCATTTATTTCTGGAAGACCATATACGAAATTGTGAGCGACTGGGGTTGGCTGCTGGGTGGCAACCACAGTCTCTGGGGCAAGACGGAAGTCCTGCGCCAGGTCGATAATCTTCACGTTCTCCGGAACATTGTGCTCCTTCAGGAACGCCTCGCTCTTGCCGTGACCGAAGCAGAAGAAGATAACATCTACCTGGTCGAAAGGCATCTCGGCGGTAAACTTCAAGTCGGTCTCGCCATACAATCCCTCGTGAACCTCAGCCACCAGGTTGCCGGCGTTACTCTCGCTGTTGGCGAATACAATCTCTGCCTCAGGATGGTTGATAAGGAGGCGAATCAACTCACCTCCTGTATAACCAGCTGCTCCTAAAATACCTACTTTTACCATATTATCTTTCCTCGTTAGGGTGCATACCATAATAAACACGGAGTGGGGTAGAACTTACCTTGATGAAGCCCTTCGCATCCTCTGCGGTCCAACCGTGCTGCATCTCACCATACTCACCGAGCTTAGACTTGGTCAAATCGTCTGGTGAATCGACACCAACAGTCTGGAAGCTAAATGGACGGAGCTTCAAGATAGCTGTACCGTTTACGTTGCGCTGAGAAGAAGTCAGCATAGCCTCGATATCCGGCATCACTGGCTCCAGGTACTGGCTCTCGTGGAGGAACATTCCGTACCAGTTGCCTACCTGATCCTTCCAATACTGCTGCCACTTGCTCAATGTGCTCTTCTCCAACAGGCGGTGAGCCTCGATGATGAGCTTAGGAGCTGCAGCCTCGAAACCTACACGACCCTTGATACCGATGATGGTGTCACCCACGTTGCAGTCGCGACCGATGGCATAAGAAGCGCCAATCTCCTCAATCTTCTGGATGGCAGCAATCTTATCATCAAACTTCTCGCCGTTGACAGCCACGATCTCACCCTTCTCGAAGGTAATCTTCAGTTCAGCCTCTTCTTCCTTGGCAGTAACGTGCTTCAGGTAAGCCTCCTCTGGGAGACCCTGGGTTGGGTCGAGAATCTCACCGCCGCAGATACTGGTTCCCCAGATACCTACGTTATAAGAATACTTCAATTTGGTGAAGTCTGCAAAGAAGCCGTGCTCGTTCAGGTAATCAACCTCCTCCTTACGAGAAAGCGCCTTGTCACGAGTCAATGTGATGATCTCTACACCAGGAGCCATTACCAGGAAGGTCATGTCGAAACGAATCTGGTCGTTGCCGGCACCTGTACTTCCGTGAGCGATGGCGTCAGCACCAATCTCCTTGGCATAACGAGCGATGGCGATAGCCTGGAAAATACGCTCAGAAGATACAGAGATAGGGTAGCAGTTGTTGCGGAGCACATTACCGAAAATCATGTATTTCAATGATTTCTCGTAATATTCGTGGGTAACGTCGAGAGTGACGTATGCCTTGGCACCCAACTTATATGCGTTCTCCTCGTTGGTCTTCAACTGCTCGGCAGAGAAACCACCTGTGTTAGCGCATGCTGCATAAACATCCCAGCCATCCTGGGTCAACTTCATTACTGTGTATGATGTATCGAGACCGCCGCTGAAAGCGACTACAACTTTTTTATTTGCCATTTTATTTTATGTTTAATATGGATGAATAATATTTAGATGGCATTCTTGCCAACACCTTATTATATATAAGGATTTAGATTTCTGCAGATGGACCGTCAATCTTGCGGATTCTCTCAATCACTTCCTGAGGAAGCTTGATAGGCAGATGCTCCTCTGGGTCGAAGAGCATGGCGGTGCAGATGCAGTATTTGCGGTTGGTACGATGGAGGACATCCACGTTGATGCAACCCTCGCAACCACGCCAGAATGACTCATCATCGGTCAGGTCGGCGAAAGTAACAGGAAGATAACCCAGCTGGGTGTTCATCTTCATAACTGCCGAACCAGATGTCAAAGAGAAAATCTTGGCATGAGGCCATCGCTGTCGGGCAAGCGTAAAGGTAAGGTTCTTGATGCGCTTAGCCAGTCCCATACCACGGAAGTCTGGGTGAACGATCAAACCTGATGTGGTGACATAGTGCTTGTTGCCCCATGTTTCGATGTAGCTGAAACCAGCGAACTTTTCGCCCTGGAGAGCGATGACCGCCTTGGCCTCTCGCATTTTGGTGGCAACATACTCTGGTGAACGCTTGGCGATACCAGAACCACGCTTCTTTGCAGCTTCTGCAATTGTAGTCAGAATGGTGTCGATGTACTTGATGTGACTTTCGTCAGCCACCATTACTTTAACTTCTGCTTCTTCCATTTTTTCTCTTCTATCTTAAAATGTTTTTGTTTTAATATTCTTTCTTTATATATAATAAGGTGTATGCTTTGCATAAAAATGCAACTACCTTATATATATTTATGGTGAACGTCTGGAATTACCTCTGCTAGTGCATTGATGATTTCCTCTTCTGTTGTCCCTTTCTTCTTAACCAGAAAGATCGTGTCATCGCCAGCGATGGTTCCCAGAATTTGAGGAATATCACTATTATCTATATTATAGGCGATGCTGCTTGCATATCCCGGACGGGTTTTGATCACGACCATGTTCCCGGAGAAGTTGATTGATTGGAATCCGGTATTCACCATCATCTTGCTCACTGGAATATGGTTTGATACTCTCTTATATAATGTATCATTGGGCAGGACATACGCATATTTTCCACTCGAAGATGCTGCCTTTGCTACCTTGAGCAGTTTTAAGTCACGGCTCAATGTTGCTTGCGTAATCTTAAAGCCTTCTTTGTGAAGAGCCTCCAAAAGTTGGTCTTGCGAACTTAACTCCTGACTTGATATAAGCATCTTCAAAGTTTCCAATCTGCTGTTCTTTGCCTTCATATGCTGTATTTTTATTCGTTTAACGGCTGCAAAATTACAATATATTTTGCAAATAACCAAATAAAATGAAAGAAAAATGCATAAAATAACATTATTTTGTCTTTCGTTATGCATAAATGTGGAATAAATATGCATGTATCACCTTCTTTTATACAAATATTCTACACAAGGCTTTTGATGCAGAATAGCCTTTTTATCCATTTTAAGCTAATTATTGTAAATTATTGAAAAAAAGTCTACGGAAACCGCATCGGTTCAATTAGTTTTTGTTATCTTTGCAGACACAATTCTTAGATTATAATCAACTTAATATAAAATAAACCTTTAGAAGATGGAAAAAATGAATGTTAAACCAGCAGAAGGTAAGCTGGGTATCTTGGTTGTTGGTTGTGGCGCAGTAGCTACGACCTTCATGACCGGTGTTTTCATGACTCGCAAGGGACTTGCGAAGCCAGTAGGTTCAATGACTCAGTACGACAAGATTCGTGTTGGTAAGGGTGCAGACAAGAAATATTTGCACTACAAGGACATCGTTCCTCTTGCTGACCTTAATGATATCGTATTCGGTACTTGGGATGTTTATCCGCAGAATGCTTATCAGGCTGCTATGTATGCTGAGGTATTGAAGGAGAAAGATATCAATCCTGTACGCGAGGAGTTGGAGAAGGTAGTACCAATGAAGGCTGCTTTCGACAAGAACTATGCAAAGCGTCTTGATGGCGACAATGTGAAGGATTGCAAGACCCGCTGGGAGATGGTAGAGGCTCTTCGTCAGGATATCCGCGACTTCAAGGAGAAGAACTGTTGTGCCCGTATCGTTGTCATCTGGGCAGCATCTACCGAAATCTACGTTCCTGTAGATATGGAGATTCATGGTACATTGGCAGCACTTGAGGCAGCAATGAAGGCTGACGACCGCCAGCATGTAGCTCCATCCATGTGCTACGCTTATGCTGCTTTGACAGAGGGTGCTCCTTTCATCATGGGTGCTCCTAATACAACTGTTGATATTCCTGCTATGTGGGAACTCGCAGAGAAGACCAAAATGCCTATCGCCGGCAAGGACTTCAAGACAGGCCAGACTCTTGTCAAGAGTGGTTTCGCTCCTATCATCGGTACCCGTTGTCTCGGCTTGAATGGCTGGTTCTCTACCAATATTCTCGGCAACCGTGATGGTCTCGTTCTCGATGAACCTGCTAATTTCCATACCAAGGAGGTTAGTAAACTCTCTACTCTTGAGACAATCCTGAAACCAGAAGCTCAGCCAGATCTCTATGGTCATGGTAACGATGAAGATACCCAGTACTATCACAAGGTACGTATCAACTATTATCCACCTCGCAACGATAACAAGGAGGGTTGGGATAATATCGATATCTTCGGCTGGATGGGTTACCCAATGCAGATTAAGATTAACTTCCTCTGCCGTGACTCAATCCTTGCTGCTCCATTGCTGCTCGACCTTACATTGTTGAGCGATCTTGCTGCTCGTGCAGGCCGTTTCGGAATCCAGCGTTTCTTGAGTTTCTTCCTTAAGGCACCTATGCACGATTATACTAAGGGTGAAGAGCCTGTGAACCATCTCTACCAGCAGTATACGATGCTGAAGAATGCTATCCGTGAGATGGGAGGTTACGAGGCCGATGAGGAAATCGACTAATTAGGTTATTTCATTTAATATTACACCTTATTATATATAAGGCATTAAATTTATATCATGGCACACCTTTGGAATGTTAGAATATCTCTCCATAGGTGTGCCTTTTTTGTTTATTTATATAGAAAGTAGACATGGATTCGGTAACGAGTTTTATTTATGGTATGAGCATGATGTTCTTCTCCATGATGGCTTTCCTGTTTTGGAGAAAAGGAAAGGAGATGCTCTTTCGGATGATTATGTGGCTCATGATTGTGGTCGACCTGCAGTTGGTAAAGGACCTGGTTTTCTTTCTGATTTATGGTTTTGACAACGAGCATGCGTGGTATCTTACGTCTTCGTTGGATATGATGATTATTCCGTTCTACAGCTTTGTGTTGATGGAACTGGTGAAGCCGGGCTGGTTCAGATGGGTGAAAGCTTTGATGCTGGAATTGCCTTTCCTCTTGTTGCCGGTGTTCTATATTTTTACCCATAATATCATCTGGTTTTATGTGCTTTCTGTCTGGGGAGTCATTTATGGATGCTCTACCTTTATATTGCTTATCTTTATGATTCGGAGGTATCACCGCCAGCTGAAAGAGCGCTTTTCTTATCAGGAAAATATTAATCTGAATTGGCTTCTTGCCATTCTCAATACCTTCTTTCTGATTCTGTTTTTATGGACGCTGAGCTGTTTCGTTATTAATGTGGATTACGACAATGTCTATATGGTAAGCTCTCTGATACTCTGGATGCTGATAGATTATTTTGTTTATAGGCATGAGTCAGTGATAGAAGAGTTGAGCGATGTTGAAATTGTACCGTTAGAGCAGAACGAAGTAGATGTTTCGGGGATGGCTGCTGAGGTGCAGCGGTTGTTCGAGGAAGATAAAATCTATCTTAATCCGAAACTGAAATTGTCTGATGTGGCGCTGGCTGTAGGTACGAATCGTACTTATCTGAGTCGCTATTTTAACCGGCAGAATGGGCAGACGT
This genomic interval carries:
- the argC gene encoding N-acetyl-gamma-glutamyl-phosphate reductase, which encodes MVKVGILGAAGYTGGELIRLLINHPEAEIVFANSESNAGNLVAEVHEGLYGETDLKFTAEMPFDQVDVIFFCFGHGKSEAFLKEHNVPENVKIIDLAQDFRLAPETVVATQQPTPVAHNFVYGLPEINESKIAVAQHVANPGCFATCIQLGLLPAAKMGLINSDVSVNAITGSTGAGQKPGATTHFSWRNNNMSIYKAFNHQHVPEIRQSLKQTQGYLDAAIDFIPYRGDFARGIFATEVVKTDKPIEEIVAGYKEFYKNAKFTHYVDKAIDLKQVVNTNKCLVHVDKYGDKLLITSCIDNLLKGAVGQAVQNMNIMFGLDQTAGLKLKPSAF
- a CDS encoding GNAT family N-acetyltransferase, with the protein product MEEAEVKVMVADESHIKYIDTILTTIAEAAKKRGSGIAKRSPEYVATKMREAKAVIALQGEKFAGFSYIETWGNKHYVTTSGLIVHPDFRGMGLAKRIKNLTFTLARQRWPHAKIFSLTSGSAVMKMNTQLGYLPVTFADLTDDESFWRGCEGCINVDVLHRTNRKYCICTAMLFDPEEHLPIKLPQEVIERIRKIDGPSAEI
- the argR gene encoding arginine repressor — encoded protein: MKAKNSRLETLKMLISSQELSSQDQLLEALHKEGFKITQATLSRDLKLLKVAKAASSSGKYAYVLPNDTLYKRVSNHIPVSKMMVNTGFQSINFSGNMVVIKTRPGYASSIAYNIDNSDIPQILGTIAGDDTIFLVKKKGTTEEEIINALAEVIPDVHHKYI
- a CDS encoding helix-turn-helix transcriptional regulator — its product is MDSVTSFIYGMSMMFFSMMAFLFWRKGKEMLFRMIMWLMIVVDLQLVKDLVFFLIYGFDNEHAWYLTSSLDMMIIPFYSFVLMELVKPGWFRWVKALMLELPFLLLPVFYIFTHNIIWFYVLSVWGVIYGCSTFILLIFMIRRYHRQLKERFSYQENINLNWLLAILNTFFLILFLWTLSCFVINVDYDNVYMVSSLILWMLIDYFVYRHESVIEELSDVEIVPLEQNEVDVSGMAAEVQRLFEEDKIYLNPKLKLSDVALAVGTNRTYLSRYFNRQNGQTFYDYVNTYRIQYAENLLKSTNFPLPEIAIKSGFNSISTFRRVFFCLFWLLS
- a CDS encoding inositol-3-phosphate synthase, which encodes MEKMNVKPAEGKLGILVVGCGAVATTFMTGVFMTRKGLAKPVGSMTQYDKIRVGKGADKKYLHYKDIVPLADLNDIVFGTWDVYPQNAYQAAMYAEVLKEKDINPVREELEKVVPMKAAFDKNYAKRLDGDNVKDCKTRWEMVEALRQDIRDFKEKNCCARIVVIWAASTEIYVPVDMEIHGTLAALEAAMKADDRQHVAPSMCYAYAALTEGAPFIMGAPNTTVDIPAMWELAEKTKMPIAGKDFKTGQTLVKSGFAPIIGTRCLGLNGWFSTNILGNRDGLVLDEPANFHTKEVSKLSTLETILKPEAQPDLYGHGNDEDTQYYHKVRINYYPPRNDNKEGWDNIDIFGWMGYPMQIKINFLCRDSILAAPLLLDLTLLSDLAARAGRFGIQRFLSFFLKAPMHDYTKGEEPVNHLYQQYTMLKNAIREMGGYEADEEID
- a CDS encoding aspartate aminotransferase family protein, whose product is MKLYDVYPLFDINIVKGKGCKVWDDKGQEYLDLYGGHAVISIGHCHPHYVEMLTNQLNNLGFYSNSVINKLQVKLAERLGKISGYEDYQFFLINSGAEANENALKLASFTNGKTRVLSIEKAFHGRTSLAVEVTNNPKIIAPINDNGHVTYLPINDLEAWEKELAKGDVCACIIEAIQGVGGCNMVTPEFAQGLQAACKKYGTFLICDEIQCGYGRSGKFFAHQWLGIKPDLITVAKGIGNGFPMGGVLISPEFTPVYGQLGTTFGGNHLACTAALAVLDVFEKENLVQNAHEVGEYLIAQLKELQKRNSHITEVRGRGLMVGAVLDIPHKEVRSKLIHEQHCFTGCAGTNILRILPPLVLTKENVDDFIEKLETVLKEV
- a CDS encoding argininosuccinate synthase; the encoded protein is MANKKVVVAFSGGLDTSYTVMKLTQDGWDVYAACANTGGFSAEQLKTNEENAYKLGAKAYVTLDVTHEYYEKSLKYMIFGNVLRNNCYPISVSSERIFQAIAIARYAKEIGADAIAHGSTGAGNDQIRFDMTFLVMAPGVEIITLTRDKALSRKEEVDYLNEHGFFADFTKLKYSYNVGIWGTSICGGEILDPTQGLPEEAYLKHVTAKEEEAELKITFEKGEIVAVNGEKFDDKIAAIQKIEEIGASYAIGRDCNVGDTIIGIKGRVGFEAAAPKLIIEAHRLLEKSTLSKWQQYWKDQVGNWYGMFLHESQYLEPVMPDIEAMLTSSQRNVNGTAILKLRPFSFQTVGVDSPDDLTKSKLGEYGEMQHGWTAEDAKGFIKVSSTPLRVYYGMHPNEER